One genomic segment of Chelonia mydas isolate rCheMyd1 chromosome 1, rCheMyd1.pri.v2, whole genome shotgun sequence includes these proteins:
- the PTHLH gene encoding parathyroid hormone-related protein isoform X1, whose translation MGRFRDRGDTMFTKLFQHWSFAVFLLSYSVPCYGRSVEGTSRRLKRAVSEHQLLHDKGKSIQDLRRRIFLQNLIEGVNTAEIRTTSEVSPNPKPPTNTKNYPVRCGSEDEGKYLTQETNKAQTYKEQPLKTSGKKKKPKPGKRKEQEKKKRRTRSAWPNSRESANGNEGVPLLDISGTTHDHNLRRR comes from the exons ATGGGAAG GTTCCGAGACCGAGGGGATACCATGTTCACGAAACTGTTCCAGCACTGGAGTTTCGCAGTCTTCCTGCTGAGTTATTCTGTCCCCTGTTATGGGAGATCAGTGGAAGGGACAAGCCGCAGACT caAAAGAGCTGTATCAGAGCATCAGCTACTGCATGACAAAGGGAAGTCTATCCAAGATCTACGAAGGAGGATCTTCCTTCAAAATCTCATTGAAGGTGTTAACACAGCAGAGATCCGGACTACTTCAGAAGTTTCTCCAAACCCTAAGCCTCCAACTAACACAAAGAACTACCCTGTCCGATGTGGCAGTGAAGATGAGGGTAAATACCTAACTCAGGAGACAAACAAAGCTCAGACATACAAAGAGCAGCCCCTGAAGACatcaggaaagaagaagaaaccaAAGCCTGGAAAACGCAaggaacaagaaaagaaaaagaggcgaACCCGCTCAGCATGGCCAAATTCTAGAGAATCTGCGAATGGAAATGAAGGGGTCCCCCTCTTGGACATCTCTGGTACTACACATGATCACAATTTAAG GAGGCGTTGA
- the PTHLH gene encoding parathyroid hormone-related protein isoform X2, with protein sequence MGRFRDRGDTMFTKLFQHWSFAVFLLSYSVPCYGRSVEGTSRRLKRAVSEHQLLHDKGKSIQDLRRRIFLQNLIEGVNTAEIRTTSEVSPNPKPPTNTKNYPVRCGSEDEGKYLTQETNKAQTYKEQPLKTSGKKKKPKPGKRKEQEKKKRRTRSAWPNSRESANGNEGVPLLDISGTTHDHNLR encoded by the exons ATGGGAAG GTTCCGAGACCGAGGGGATACCATGTTCACGAAACTGTTCCAGCACTGGAGTTTCGCAGTCTTCCTGCTGAGTTATTCTGTCCCCTGTTATGGGAGATCAGTGGAAGGGACAAGCCGCAGACT caAAAGAGCTGTATCAGAGCATCAGCTACTGCATGACAAAGGGAAGTCTATCCAAGATCTACGAAGGAGGATCTTCCTTCAAAATCTCATTGAAGGTGTTAACACAGCAGAGATCCGGACTACTTCAGAAGTTTCTCCAAACCCTAAGCCTCCAACTAACACAAAGAACTACCCTGTCCGATGTGGCAGTGAAGATGAGGGTAAATACCTAACTCAGGAGACAAACAAAGCTCAGACATACAAAGAGCAGCCCCTGAAGACatcaggaaagaagaagaaaccaAAGCCTGGAAAACGCAaggaacaagaaaagaaaaagaggcgaACCCGCTCAGCATGGCCAAATTCTAGAGAATCTGCGAATGGAAATGAAGGGGTCCCCCTCTTGGACATCTCTGGTACTACACATGATCACAATTTAAGGTAA
- the PTHLH gene encoding parathyroid hormone-related protein isoform X3 gives MFTKLFQHWSFAVFLLSYSVPCYGRSVEGTSRRLKRAVSEHQLLHDKGKSIQDLRRRIFLQNLIEGVNTAEIRTTSEVSPNPKPPTNTKNYPVRCGSEDEGKYLTQETNKAQTYKEQPLKTSGKKKKPKPGKRKEQEKKKRRTRSAWPNSRESANGNEGVPLLDISGTTHDHNLRRR, from the exons ATGTTCACGAAACTGTTCCAGCACTGGAGTTTCGCAGTCTTCCTGCTGAGTTATTCTGTCCCCTGTTATGGGAGATCAGTGGAAGGGACAAGCCGCAGACT caAAAGAGCTGTATCAGAGCATCAGCTACTGCATGACAAAGGGAAGTCTATCCAAGATCTACGAAGGAGGATCTTCCTTCAAAATCTCATTGAAGGTGTTAACACAGCAGAGATCCGGACTACTTCAGAAGTTTCTCCAAACCCTAAGCCTCCAACTAACACAAAGAACTACCCTGTCCGATGTGGCAGTGAAGATGAGGGTAAATACCTAACTCAGGAGACAAACAAAGCTCAGACATACAAAGAGCAGCCCCTGAAGACatcaggaaagaagaagaaaccaAAGCCTGGAAAACGCAaggaacaagaaaagaaaaagaggcgaACCCGCTCAGCATGGCCAAATTCTAGAGAATCTGCGAATGGAAATGAAGGGGTCCCCCTCTTGGACATCTCTGGTACTACACATGATCACAATTTAAG GAGGCGTTGA